In Paenibacillus sp. G2S3, a single window of DNA contains:
- a CDS encoding ankyrin repeat domain-containing protein encodes MNTKLIEASEQGELASVETLLNEGASVDYKDAAGRTALMAATQNNQIAIAKRLIEAGSDVNTRDITQLSPFICSAANGFYEILRLMIAGGADLKSVNRFGGTALLPSSEKGYLKTVEVCIDAGVPVNHVNNLGWSALLEAVILGNGGRLYSDIIEALVHAGADVHLPDRDGLSSLQRAEENGQHKVVKILEQSFPETNEYVKQAKALANNDQYEEAISVISRALEVDADNLDFIYYKGYFLQELKRYEEALQCYESVLSMDPANLEFYFYTANCLRLWKKPEEALQEYDKACQLAPNETFYRYHKSNYLRELGRHEEAVIEMDKLLALQPNRYDFSFHKANSLRSLGKHKEAIEAIENAIKNDPTNPLYHSHKKQSLELLD; translated from the coding sequence TTGAATACAAAACTTATTGAGGCGAGTGAACAGGGAGAACTGGCTTCTGTTGAGACACTATTAAATGAAGGTGCCAGTGTTGATTATAAAGATGCTGCAGGGCGAACAGCGTTAATGGCGGCAACTCAAAACAATCAAATCGCGATTGCTAAAAGATTAATAGAAGCAGGAAGTGACGTAAACACTAGAGATATTACACAGCTCTCACCGTTTATTTGCTCAGCAGCAAATGGCTTTTATGAAATCCTGCGTCTCATGATTGCTGGTGGAGCTGATCTGAAGAGCGTGAATCGATTTGGTGGAACAGCGCTGTTACCATCGAGCGAAAAGGGTTACTTAAAAACCGTAGAAGTGTGTATTGATGCTGGGGTTCCAGTGAATCATGTCAACAACTTAGGCTGGTCAGCCCTCCTCGAAGCAGTCATATTGGGAAATGGCGGACGACTATATTCTGACATTATTGAAGCGCTAGTTCATGCGGGGGCAGATGTGCATTTGCCTGATCGAGATGGGCTCTCATCCCTACAACGTGCCGAAGAGAATGGTCAGCATAAAGTCGTGAAGATTCTAGAACAAAGCTTCCCAGAAACTAACGAATATGTGAAGCAGGCAAAGGCTCTTGCTAACAACGATCAATATGAAGAAGCTATATCTGTCATAAGCAGGGCGCTGGAAGTGGATGCTGATAACCTGGATTTCATCTATTATAAAGGTTATTTCTTGCAGGAATTAAAGAGATACGAAGAGGCACTTCAATGCTATGAAAGCGTTTTATCTATGGATCCTGCTAATTTAGAATTTTATTTCTACACAGCGAATTGTTTAAGACTGTGGAAAAAACCGGAGGAAGCTCTTCAGGAATATGATAAAGCCTGTCAGTTAGCGCCTAATGAAACGTTCTATCGCTACCACAAATCTAATTATTTAAGAGAACTTGGGCGACACGAAGAAGCAGTTATCGAGATGGATAAGCTGCTAGCGCTTCAGCCGAATAGATATGACTTCTCCTTCCATAAGGCGAACAGTCTAAGATCGCTTGGTAAGCATAAAGAAGCTATTGAGGCTATCGAGAACGCAATTAAGAATGATCCAACGAATCCGTTATACCACTCACACAAAAAGCAATCTCTTGAATTACTCGATTAG
- a CDS encoding DUF1116 domain-containing protein, with protein MSKINELFTNKLNVINVGIENFRDDLLKQNANVTHLEWTPPGRGNPELIAALDKLEDPSVTDKIEAANKEAVERIINSQPVLIGFDQAINVVPGMTKNTILHAGPPITWERMNGPMKGAVTGAIVFEGLAPNIEEAAVLAASGEIVFSPCHEHNCVGSMAGVTSASMFMHIVENKTYGNIAYTNLSEQMSKILRMGANDESVIQRLIWMRDVLGPILRDAMKLNPNGIDLRLMLSQALHMGDECHNRNVAGTTLLIQALTPYIIQTNFTVEQKKEVFEFVSSSDYFSGPTWMALCKCALDAAHGIENSTIVTTMARNGVEFGIRVSGIAGNVWFTGPAQQVIGPMFAGYKPEDSGLDIGDSAITETYGIGGFAMATAPAIVSLVGGTVDDAISYTTKMAEITTTENPNVTIPMLDFIGIPTGIDIQKVIQTGIMPIINTAIAHKDAGIGMIGAGIVNPPIEAFEQALLALSENIK; from the coding sequence ATGAGTAAAATCAATGAACTTTTTACGAATAAACTAAATGTCATAAATGTAGGCATTGAGAACTTTAGAGATGATTTGTTAAAACAAAACGCGAATGTAACTCACTTGGAGTGGACGCCGCCAGGCAGAGGGAATCCAGAATTAATTGCTGCGCTGGATAAGCTTGAAGACCCAAGTGTTACAGATAAGATTGAAGCTGCTAACAAAGAGGCTGTTGAGCGAATTATTAACTCGCAACCGGTACTGATTGGCTTTGACCAAGCGATCAATGTGGTTCCTGGTATGACGAAAAATACGATTTTACATGCTGGCCCGCCAATCACTTGGGAACGAATGAATGGTCCGATGAAAGGTGCGGTAACAGGGGCTATTGTATTTGAAGGACTTGCCCCCAATATTGAAGAAGCAGCTGTACTAGCTGCGTCTGGAGAGATTGTTTTCTCGCCATGTCATGAACATAACTGTGTTGGTTCCATGGCTGGTGTAACATCGGCTTCCATGTTTATGCATATTGTTGAGAATAAAACGTATGGGAATATTGCCTATACAAATTTAAGTGAACAAATGTCCAAAATCCTTCGGATGGGTGCGAATGACGAGAGTGTTATCCAGCGTTTGATTTGGATGCGTGATGTATTGGGTCCTATTTTGAGAGATGCGATGAAGCTAAATCCAAATGGCATTGACTTGCGCTTAATGTTGTCACAAGCCCTTCATATGGGCGACGAATGTCATAACCGAAATGTAGCTGGAACAACCCTGCTCATCCAAGCGCTAACGCCTTATATTATCCAAACCAATTTCACCGTTGAACAGAAAAAAGAAGTGTTTGAATTCGTTAGCAGCAGCGACTATTTCTCAGGTCCGACATGGATGGCGCTTTGTAAATGTGCCCTTGATGCTGCGCATGGCATTGAGAATAGTACCATTGTTACCACAATGGCTCGCAACGGAGTGGAATTCGGTATTCGCGTGAGTGGAATCGCTGGAAACGTGTGGTTTACAGGTCCTGCACAACAAGTAATTGGACCTATGTTTGCTGGTTATAAACCAGAAGATTCTGGTCTTGATATTGGAGACAGTGCGATTACGGAGACCTATGGAATTGGCGGATTTGCTATGGCAACTGCACCGGCCATTGTTTCGCTTGTAGGTGGTACCGTTGATGATGCAATCAGCTACACCACAAAAATGGCAGAAATCACAACCACTGAAAATCCTAACGTGACGATTCCAATGCTTGACTTTATAGGGATTCCAACAGGTATTGATATTCAAAAAGTTATTCAAACAGGAATTATGCCGATTATTAATACAGCCATTGCACATAAAGATGCGGGGATTGGAATGATTGGTGCGGGTATCGTTAATCCTCCAATCGAAGCTTTTGAACAAGCATTACTTGCATTAAGTGAAAATATTAAATAA
- the fdrA gene encoding acyl-CoA synthetase FdrA: MTVQVLVKPNTYIDSVSLMSLSTKANQIEIVEQAIIAMGTEMNKEVIRNVGLMTPEVESAKTSDLVIIVKAASEELCEGAFESINELLTKKKDSSKGKSEVKYSTITSAVNGTPEANLAIIAVNGSYAPREARKALENNLHVMLFSDNVSIEDEIELKTLAQEKGLLMMGPDCGTAIIGNVALCFANAVRKGNIGIVGASGTGSQEVTVRIHEFGGGITQLIGTGGRDLSEEVGGIMMLAGIKALEEDDATKVIVLVSKPPAPSVEEKVLAQIKQCKKPVVVWFVGGNEEKVTQAGGHFAKMSKEAALKAVLLAGADESKLNKRTLNLPLIEEVRAKLKPQQKYIRGLFSGGTLCDEAMHIAMEKFDNVYSNIQREPEYRLKDVRVSQDHTFIDFGDDQFTQGKPHPMIDPSTRIERFIQEAKDPSVGVIVMDFVLGFGAHEDPVGAMLPAIIEAKQAAEDEGRHLEIIGYILGTELDSQNIEGQINKLLASGATHASSSQNAGLLAREFVVKGE; this comes from the coding sequence ATGACTGTTCAAGTTTTAGTAAAACCAAACACTTATATCGATTCCGTATCTTTGATGTCACTCTCAACAAAAGCGAATCAGATCGAAATCGTAGAACAAGCCATTATTGCAATGGGTACTGAAATGAATAAAGAGGTCATTAGAAATGTGGGCTTGATGACACCTGAAGTGGAAAGTGCCAAGACGAGTGACTTAGTGATTATTGTGAAGGCTGCCTCTGAAGAGCTGTGTGAGGGCGCTTTCGAAAGCATCAATGAATTGTTAACGAAAAAGAAAGATTCCTCTAAAGGAAAGAGTGAGGTTAAATACTCAACAATTACCTCAGCTGTAAACGGTACTCCTGAAGCTAACTTAGCGATTATTGCCGTGAATGGGAGCTACGCTCCTAGAGAAGCAAGAAAAGCTCTTGAAAATAATCTTCACGTCATGCTGTTTAGCGACAATGTAAGTATTGAAGATGAAATTGAATTAAAGACTTTAGCCCAAGAAAAAGGCTTGCTAATGATGGGGCCAGACTGTGGTACTGCAATTATTGGTAATGTCGCTTTGTGCTTTGCCAATGCCGTGAGAAAAGGCAATATCGGGATCGTTGGCGCATCAGGAACAGGTAGCCAAGAGGTAACGGTTCGTATTCATGAATTTGGCGGTGGAATCACACAATTGATCGGTACAGGCGGTAGAGATCTAAGTGAAGAGGTTGGCGGCATTATGATGCTGGCCGGAATTAAAGCGTTAGAAGAGGACGATGCAACAAAGGTTATTGTTCTCGTATCTAAACCACCAGCACCGAGTGTAGAAGAGAAAGTACTAGCACAAATTAAACAATGTAAGAAACCAGTTGTGGTTTGGTTTGTGGGTGGGAATGAAGAAAAGGTCACCCAAGCTGGCGGTCACTTTGCAAAAATGTCAAAAGAAGCGGCACTTAAAGCGGTACTTTTAGCTGGAGCAGACGAATCGAAGCTTAACAAACGTACGTTAAATCTTCCGCTTATTGAAGAAGTGCGTGCGAAGTTAAAGCCTCAGCAAAAATATATCCGTGGACTATTCAGTGGCGGTACGCTCTGTGATGAAGCGATGCACATTGCTATGGAGAAATTCGATAATGTCTACAGTAACATTCAGAGGGAGCCTGAATATCGCTTAAAAGATGTTAGAGTAAGCCAAGATCATACCTTTATTGACTTCGGAGACGACCAATTTACACAAGGTAAGCCACATCCAATGATAGATCCATCCACTCGGATTGAAAGATTTATTCAAGAAGCGAAAGATCCTTCTGTCGGTGTTATTGTGATGGACTTTGTTCTAGGCTTCGGAGCGCACGAGGATCCTGTAGGCGCAATGCTTCCAGCGATTATCGAAGCGAAGCAAGCAGCCGAAGATGAAGGAAGACATCTAGAGATTATTGGATACATTCTTGGAACCGAGCTAGATAGTCAAAATATTGAAGGTCAAATTAATAAATTGTTAGCTTCTGGTGCTACACATGCTAGCAGCAGTCAGAACGCAGGTCTACTAGCAAGAGAATTCGTAGTGAAAGGAGAATAG
- a CDS encoding DUF2877 domain-containing protein, translated as MRFAKSGDGDFIQRIIHHKFHGFVHSTFNRTLNIQCLDSGDLYSIACKGIDNAPNTLIIDLEHFEEADIRVNDVVSSDHAILSISNKMFIPMDGIKKWNCELPKYPSEADVLIMNVSTMKQYIKLHGNSSRIERAFKGGNPFDDEMSRMLHERTQLLVLELQNKRMSTAIKHATSLIGLGPGLTPAGDDFLVGLFTVFNIENHRYFSHQSFCEEVVLHAKTLTNDISYMALAKAAVGQVRESISALMEALFRGSEEELLLALGRVLAIGSTSGTDIALGIVAGLEMNM; from the coding sequence CATTCATCATAAGTTTCATGGTTTTGTTCATAGCACGTTTAATCGCACACTCAATATTCAATGTTTGGATAGTGGAGACTTGTATTCTATTGCGTGTAAGGGAATCGATAATGCTCCTAATACACTTATTATTGACTTAGAACACTTTGAAGAAGCAGATATCAGGGTGAATGATGTTGTAAGTTCGGATCATGCCATTTTATCGATTTCTAACAAGATGTTTATTCCAATGGATGGTATTAAGAAATGGAATTGTGAACTGCCTAAATATCCTTCAGAAGCTGATGTCTTAATAATGAATGTGTCCACCATGAAGCAATATATCAAACTTCACGGAAATAGCAGCAGAATTGAAAGGGCTTTCAAAGGTGGGAATCCTTTTGACGATGAAATGTCTAGAATGCTTCATGAACGGACGCAGTTACTTGTATTGGAATTGCAAAACAAGCGAATGTCTACTGCAATCAAACATGCAACTTCACTCATAGGCCTTGGACCAGGCTTAACGCCAGCCGGCGATGATTTCTTGGTGGGATTGTTTACCGTCTTTAACATCGAGAATCATCGATACTTTTCACACCAATCGTTTTGTGAAGAAGTCGTCTTACATGCAAAGACTTTAACCAATGATATCAGCTATATGGCATTAGCTAAAGCAGCCGTTGGCCAGGTTAGAGAGTCTATAAGTGCCTTAATGGAAGCTTTATTTAGAGGTAGTGAAGAGGAATTACTATTGGCTTTAGGCAGGGTATTAGCTATAGGATCTACTTCGGGTACAGATATAGCCCTTGGAATTGTTGCGGGGCTGGAAATGAACATGTAA